GGTGCTTGGGCAGCACGTACACCTTGCCCACCTGGTACTTGTCGCTGTGCGAGTACAGCTCGATCTGCGCGATGGTCTGGTTCGCGAAGGAGCTGGACATCACGTAGCTGGGATGGCCCGTGCCGCAGCCCAGGTTCACCAGACGGCCCTTGGCCAGCAGGATGATGCGCTTGTTGTCCGGGAAGATGATGTGGTCGACCTGGGGCTTGATCTCCTCCCACTTGTACTTCTCCAGGGAGGCGACCTCGATCTCATTGTCGAAGTGGCCGATGTTGCAGACGATGGCCTGGTCCTTCATCTTGGCCATGTGCTCATGGGTGATGACGGACTTGTTGCCCGTGGCGGTGACGAAGATGTCCGCCTTGTCCGCGGCGTAGTCCATGGTCACGACGCGGTAGCCCTCCATCGCGGCCTGGAGCGCGCAGATGGGGTCGATTTCGGTCACCCACACCTGGGCGGACAGCGCACGCAGGGCCTGCGCGGAGCCCTTGCCCACGTCGCCGTAGCCCGCGACGACGGCGATCTTCCCGGCCACCATCACGTCCGTGGCGCGCTTGATGCCGTCCACCAGGGACTCACGGCAGCCGTAGAGGTTGTCGAACTTGCTCTTCGTCACGCTGTCGTTGACGTTGATGGCGCGGAACAGGAGCGTGCCCTTCTGGGACATCTCCTGCAGGCGGTGCACGCCCGTGGTCGTCTCTTCCGTGACGCCCAGGATCTTGGCGCTCTTGCGCGAGTACCAGGTGGAGTCCTCGGCGAGCTTGGCCTTGATGGAGGCGTACAGCTCGCGCTCCTCCTCGCTCTGGGGGTTGGCGATGACGGACAGGTCCTTCTCCGCGCGCTTGCCCAGGTGCATGAGCAGCGTGGCGTCACCGCCGTCGTCGAGGATCATGTTCGGACCCTCGTGGTCGCTGCCGGCGGGGCCAAACTCGAAGATGCGGTGGGTGAAGTCCCAGTACTCCTTGAGGGACTCGCCCTTGTGGGCGAACACCGGGGTGCCGGCCTCCACCAGCGCGGCGGCGGCGTGGTCCTGCGTGGAGAAGATGTTGCACGAGGCCCAGCGCACCTGCGCGCCCAGCGCCTGGAGCGTCTCCACCAGCACGGCCGTCTGGATGGTCATGTGCAGCGAGCCCGTGACGCGAGCGCCCTTGAGCGGCTGCTGCTTCGCGTACTCCTCGCGGATCGCCATGAGCGCGGGCATCTCGCTCTCGGCGATGCGGATCTCCTTGCGGCCCCAGCTGGCGAGCTTGAGGTCGGCGATGGAGTAGTCCTGATTCTGCTTCTGGGTAACCGCGGTCATGGTGTGGCTCCGGATCCAGGGTGGCGCGCCTGCTGGCAAGGAAGAGGCCGTGCCCTGGAAAGAAAGGCCGCCTCACCCTCGCAAGAAACGCGTTCAGGTGAGCGCCGTTGGGTCAGTCGGCTTCGAGCCTGGGGCCGGGAAGGCCTCGCAACGCTCCTCGAAGTCGCGGGGGAAACTACGGGAAGGCGCCCTGAATTTCAAAGGGAGATTGGCGCCCACCGGGAGGGGCGCCCGTCCCATGTAGGAGTGGGCGGGAGGACACCCGCCCGCCCCCACGTCCGCCTTCCTGGGGGCAGGCCGGGAGGCGCCATCACCAGGGCAATCACACACAGCGCCACCCGCGGCACGCGGAGTTTCACCCCCTGAGGACATCCTGGCAGGCTGGGGGCCATGACGGACCTCATCCTGACCGGTGCCTCCCGTGGGATTGGCCATGCACTGGCATTGGCGCTGGCCTCGTCCAGGGACACGCGGCTTCTGCTCGTGGCGCGTGACGCGGGCCGGCTCCAGGCGCTGGCGGCGGACGTGGAGCGGCTCGGGGGCCAGGCTCTCGCGGTGCCGGGGGACCTGGGGACGTTGGCGGGGGCCCGGGAGCTGGGGGCGCGCCTGGCCGAGCTTGTCACGCCGGGGGCGACGCTCGTGCACAACGCGGGGCTGTGGCCGTCCCAGCGGGTGCTCAACGCGGACGGGCTGGAGACGGCGTTCGTCACCAACCACCTGGCGCCGCTGGTGATGCAGCGTCCATTGCTGGAGTCCGGGCGGCTGCGGCGCGTCCTGGTGGTCAGCGCCGGCCTCATCATCAAGGGCCGCTTCGACGCCGCGCGCACGCCCACGGGAGAGGACTTCTCCAGCATCCGCACCTACTGCGACACGAAGCTGTGCTTCGCGCTGGCCATGCGCGACGTGGCCACCGCGCACCCGGAGGTGGACGTGGTGGTGCTCCATCCGGGCGTGGTGCGCACCGACCTGGGCGCGCGGCCGGGGCCCGTGGGCTGGCTGCTGTCGCAGGTGAAGCGCGCCTGGGAGCGTCCAGAGGTCTGCGCGGCGCGGCTTGCGCGCATCCTCGCGCGCGAGCGCTGGTCGCCTCCGGGGGATGCCCGCTGGCTGCTGGAGGAAGCCGAGCAGCCGTGGCCCGCCGTCGCCCAGGACGCGGCCACACGACAGGCATTGCGCGACACCACCGCCCAGCTGCTCGCCTCCCGCTGACGGGCGGGCCTGCTGGTGGCGGCAGGTCGACAGCCCTCCCAGGGTCGCCCGTCAAACCACCTGTGCCTGTAAATTCATGGATTCCTTGAAATACTAAAATCCCGGAGTGAGGATGGCGTACCTCCTGATTTTCAGGTGGTTCGGCTTCGGGGGGTGCTTGTGCGATGGTTGGGCGCTGTCGCGTTGATGTTCTTCATGGGCGGGTGTGCGGCCACTCGCGTCGTCCACGTGGATGTTGGTGACGGCAGGCAGGTGGTTCACGAGTCCCTGGATGTGGATCCGGTCCAGGTGAGTGAGGACGCGTTCAAGGCGGCCCTCACGCAGCTCATCCTGGCCATGCGAATGGACGTCGCCTTCCGCGAGACGGACGCGGCCGACCAGCGAGGGTGGGTGCGGTCCAGGACGCTGCTCGCGTCCTCGAAGGGACTCGCGGACCCCGGTTCGGGCAGCTCACCTGAAGCGCTGCCCGCGCGCATCTGCCCTGACGGGGACGACTGCTTGACGCTGGTGGGCGGAACGGGGCTGACGTTCTCGCGCAAGGACCGGACGTTGATGGCGCTCTCGTTCGCTCTCGACACGGTGTGGGAGAGCGTCGAGGCCGAGATCGGCAAGGTGCTGAACCCGGTGGTGCTCAAGGCCATGGTGACCTCGGCCGCGTTGTCCGTGCTCCTCACGATGACGCTGCCCGAACCCGTCACGAAGGTCATCGCGGTGGCGCTGACCGCGGCGATGGTGGCCTACCTGGGGGTGGTGCCGGTCTGGGAGATGGGCCGGGGCTTCGTGCGGCTGTGGGACGACGCGGGGACGGCAACGAGCGTCATCGAGTTGCAGGACATCGGTCATCGCTTCGGCAAGGTGCTCGGGACAAACGGGACACGTGTCCTGGTGTTGCTCGTCACCGCGGCCCTGGGCGGAAGGAGTGCGATGGCGGCCCAGGGCCCCAGGCTCCCGGGCTTCCCCCAGGCCGCACTTCGCGCGCAGGCCGAAGGTGGATTCGGGCTCGCGGCTGCTTTGAACGGCGGGGTGGGCTCAATCTCGTTGCCTGCTGCTGGAGTGCTCAACGTGGCGTTGGCTCCGGGAGCCGCGGCGGCACTGGCGATGTATGGACAGGGTCGGTTTCCCGGTGATGAAACCGGGCCGGTTCACCACATCTGCACGAACAAGAACCCCGTCTCCGCTGCGAGCGGCGGTCCTTGGACGCCACGGTGCGAGGACGTCTTCAGGAAGGCAGGAATGACCCTCGAAGATGCCGCAAACAAGGTTCGGCTCAATGGACACGAAGGACCACATCCTGGCCAATATCACGAGAAGGTTGTGCTTCGTCTGGAGCGAGCGGTGTTTCGATGCAGGTCCACGGAGTCATGTCGGTCAAGATTGATGACTGAACTCGCCAAGATTGCCAACGAGCTACTGACGCAGGGCTCTGATTTGCGTGCTCTTATCGTGAAGTAGGAGGGGTGGCATGGGGCGACACTTCTATTGGGTCGGCATCGCGGACGTGCCGCAATGGGTGATTAGAACGCCAGGACCGGCGGTTGGAGGCACCTTCGAGGAGCCCTGGATGTTCGGAGACGGTCGCATTCTTCCGAACATTGGGCCTATCAAGGCCGACGTCGCGCATCAGGGAAAGAGCCGCGCCTTCGTGCTTTCTGGGATTGAGCAAGCCCCCATTGCCAATGAGTTTGTCGCAAATGTCTTCAGGACACTGGCTCCCGGAGACGTCCAGCTTCTTCCGGTATCAATAGAGGGAGAGTCTGAACGGTACTTCGTCGTCAACGCGACCAAGGCGATTGATTGCATCGACGAGGCACGATGCCGGGAGGTGCATCACTACGACGAGGACGACCATCCCCCTGAATTTGAAGGGGAGTACAACTGGATCTACGGACTGCGAATCGACCCCTCGAAGACCGAGGGCGCTCATGTCTTCAGGCCAAAGAGGTTCAAGACGGCATTCATCGTCTCCGAAGACGTCAAGAACGCGCTCGAAGCGGTCGGAAACCTGGGCGTGTCGTTTGAGCGAGTAACGGGACCCAGTTGAGACCGGGGCGCAGCCACACCGCCCCGCTGCTCGCCTCCCGCTGACGGGCGGACCTGCCCGTGGCCAGCTTCCCCAGGGGAGGCACGCCATGCAGGAGCCGTCACAGCCGAGGAAGCAGTCAGGGCTTCGCGCCCCCGACGCGCCTTCCGTCCCCTGGCACGCGCTCCTCCCGGAGGCCGTGCTGGAACAGCTCTCCAGCACGCAGCAGGGACTGACGGAGGAGGCAGCCCGGGAACGGCTCGCGCGCCATGGCCCCAACGTGATGGAGCGCTCTCGGCCGGACAGCGCGTGGAAGCTCCTGTGGCGGCAGATCGACAGCCCGCTCATCTGGGTCCTCATCGCCTCCGCGGCCCTGGCCATCCTGCTGGGCAAGGTGACCGACGGGCTCGTCGTGGCCGCCGTCGTGGTCCTCAACACCCTCATCGGCTTCGTGCAGGAGTACCGCGCGGGCCGGGCCATCGAGGCCCTGAACCACATGGTGCCGGAGACCGCGCAGGTGCTGCGCGACGGGCACCTGGTGTCGCGGCCGGCGGCGGAGCTCGTCCCTGGCGACGTCGTGCAGCTGGCTTCGGGGGACCGCGTGCCCGCGGACCTGCGCCTGCTGCGCTCCCGCAACTTCCAGGTGGAGGAGGCCGCGCTCACCGGTGAGTCCGTCCCGTCGAGCAAGCACGTCGCGGCCGTGGCCGTGGCCGCGGAGCTGGGGGACCGGGCGAGCCTTGCCTTCGGCGGCACGCTGGTGACGTCCGGCACCTCCACCGCCGTTGTCGTCGCCACCGGCGGCGCCACGGAGCTGGGCCGCATCTCCCATCTCATGGAGCAGGCCGTGGACCTGAGCACGCCGCTCACGCGGGAGCTGGCCCGGCTGGGCCGCATCATCAGCGCGGGCATCGTCGTGCTGTCCGCCGTGCTGCTCGGGGTGGGGATGTTCCGGGGGTATGCCTTCAGCGACGCGGTGCTGGTGGCCATCACCCTGGCGGTGGCCGCCATCCCGGAAGGGCTGCCCGCCATCGTCACCATCGCCCTGGCCATCGGCGTACAGCGCATGGCGCTTCGCCGCGCCGTCATCCGCAAGCTGCCCGCCGTGGAGACCCTGGGCAGCACGACCGTCATCTGCACGGACAAGACGGGCACCCTCACCCGCAACGAGATGACCGTGCAGGCGCTGTGGACCCGGCGCGGGCACTACACGCTCACCGGCGTGGGCCACTCCCCCCTGGGCGAGCTGCTTCACGCGGGACGCGCCCTGGAGGTGCCGCCAGAGGACGTGCGCGCGCTGCTCGTCGCGGGCGTGCTCTGCAACGAGGCCGACCTCCAGCCTCGCGAGGGCCGCTGGGGGATGACCGGCGACCCCACGGAGGGGGCGCTGCTGTTCGCCGCGAAGAAGGCGGACCTGGGCGTGATGGAGGTGCGCGAGCGCAACCCGCGCCTGGACGCCATCCCCTTCGAATCCGAGCACCAGTACATGGCCACGCTCCACGCGGGTGGACCGGAG
This DNA window, taken from Corallococcus coralloides DSM 2259, encodes the following:
- a CDS encoding cation-translocating P-type ATPase; this encodes MQEPSQPRKQSGLRAPDAPSVPWHALLPEAVLEQLSSTQQGLTEEAARERLARHGPNVMERSRPDSAWKLLWRQIDSPLIWVLIASAALAILLGKVTDGLVVAAVVVLNTLIGFVQEYRAGRAIEALNHMVPETAQVLRDGHLVSRPAAELVPGDVVQLASGDRVPADLRLLRSRNFQVEEAALTGESVPSSKHVAAVAVAAELGDRASLAFGGTLVTSGTSTAVVVATGGATELGRISHLMEQAVDLSTPLTRELARLGRIISAGIVVLSAVLLGVGMFRGYAFSDAVLVAITLAVAAIPEGLPAIVTIALAIGVQRMALRRAVIRKLPAVETLGSTTVICTDKTGTLTRNEMTVQALWTRRGHYTLTGVGHSPLGELLHAGRALEVPPEDVRALLVAGVLCNEADLQPREGRWGMTGDPTEGALLFAAKKADLGVMEVRERNPRLDAIPFESEHQYMATLHAGGPEGRELVLKGAPEVVLRRCGPELDRDAVLVEVERMARQGLRVLAFARKGLPGAESLRPEDVEDGFALLGLQGMIDPPREEAVTSVKACHAAGIRVKMMTGDHPGTAEAIGLQLGLHAPGHPGLTGAHLSSMSDAELAVAVKDTNVFARLAPEHKLRLVRALQAQRHVVAMTGDGVNDAPALKQANIGVAMGITGTAVSREAADLVLTDDNFATIVAAVEEGRRVYDNLVKSLAFVLPTNLGLALILMLGVTFFPLQEAGGVREPLLAMRPTQLLWINLVATVTLALPLAFEAKERHVMRRPPRAPDTPVLSHFVVMRTGLVALLMAAGAIGLFLWEYARQGGGQEASNVLALAEARTMAVNTVVSFQIFYLWMCRTLTGSTREVGFASNPTVFVGIAALVLLQAAFMYVPFFQRLFGSAPLSLGDIARSVLVGACVLPAVGLEKWLRSRPRRREVGRSVSAT
- a CDS encoding AHH domain-containing protein, with product MFFMGGCAATRVVHVDVGDGRQVVHESLDVDPVQVSEDAFKAALTQLILAMRMDVAFRETDAADQRGWVRSRTLLASSKGLADPGSGSSPEALPARICPDGDDCLTLVGGTGLTFSRKDRTLMALSFALDTVWESVEAEIGKVLNPVVLKAMVTSAALSVLLTMTLPEPVTKVIAVALTAAMVAYLGVVPVWEMGRGFVRLWDDAGTATSVIELQDIGHRFGKVLGTNGTRVLVLLVTAALGGRSAMAAQGPRLPGFPQAALRAQAEGGFGLAAALNGGVGSISLPAAGVLNVALAPGAAAALAMYGQGRFPGDETGPVHHICTNKNPVSAASGGPWTPRCEDVFRKAGMTLEDAANKVRLNGHEGPHPGQYHEKVVLRLERAVFRCRSTESCRSRLMTELAKIANELLTQGSDLRALIVK
- the ahcY gene encoding adenosylhomocysteinase, whose product is MTAVTQKQNQDYSIADLKLASWGRKEIRIAESEMPALMAIREEYAKQQPLKGARVTGSLHMTIQTAVLVETLQALGAQVRWASCNIFSTQDHAAAALVEAGTPVFAHKGESLKEYWDFTHRIFEFGPAGSDHEGPNMILDDGGDATLLMHLGKRAEKDLSVIANPQSEEERELYASIKAKLAEDSTWYSRKSAKILGVTEETTTGVHRLQEMSQKGTLLFRAINVNDSVTKSKFDNLYGCRESLVDGIKRATDVMVAGKIAVVAGYGDVGKGSAQALRALSAQVWVTEIDPICALQAAMEGYRVVTMDYAADKADIFVTATGNKSVITHEHMAKMKDQAIVCNIGHFDNEIEVASLEKYKWEEIKPQVDHIIFPDNKRIILLAKGRLVNLGCGTGHPSYVMSSSFANQTIAQIELYSHSDKYQVGKVYVLPKHLDEKVARLQLKKLNAQLTELTPEQANYIGVEKSGPYKQDTYRY
- a CDS encoding imm11 family protein; its protein translation is MGRHFYWVGIADVPQWVIRTPGPAVGGTFEEPWMFGDGRILPNIGPIKADVAHQGKSRAFVLSGIEQAPIANEFVANVFRTLAPGDVQLLPVSIEGESERYFVVNATKAIDCIDEARCREVHHYDEDDHPPEFEGEYNWIYGLRIDPSKTEGAHVFRPKRFKTAFIVSEDVKNALEAVGNLGVSFERVTGPS
- a CDS encoding SDR family NAD(P)-dependent oxidoreductase produces the protein MTDLILTGASRGIGHALALALASSRDTRLLLVARDAGRLQALAADVERLGGQALAVPGDLGTLAGARELGARLAELVTPGATLVHNAGLWPSQRVLNADGLETAFVTNHLAPLVMQRPLLESGRLRRVLVVSAGLIIKGRFDAARTPTGEDFSSIRTYCDTKLCFALAMRDVATAHPEVDVVVLHPGVVRTDLGARPGPVGWLLSQVKRAWERPEVCAARLARILARERWSPPGDARWLLEEAEQPWPAVAQDAATRQALRDTTAQLLASR